One Acidobacteriota bacterium genomic window, TGTGGTCGTTTTCAGTGTCACCATTACTGATACTGAGGGAGCGACGGATATAGCTGTGGTCTCGATAACGGTGAGCTGATCTCTGGTTATCTGTTCAGATATTGAAGGAAAGAGAGGGAGAATATCCCCTCTCTTTGTCTTTTGAGCAGGGGAAAGGAGTTGACTTTGGGGAGGGATAAATGGTATAAATATAAAAGAGGTGTTAATTTATGCCGGAAGATATGGGAGCTTTTTCAAAGAAGATCGAGGAGTTAAAGGAGAAGATAGCCCGTAACCCCTCTTCGAGGCTTTTCCTTCAGCTTGCTGAGGAGTATCGCCGTTCAGGGAATCCAGAGGAGGCGATCGCTGTTCTTGAAGAAGGGCTAAAGCACCATCCTAATTATACTGCTGCCAAGGTTTGTCTTGCTAAAGCGTTGATCGATCTCAATCGTCTATCCGAGGCAAAGGATATTTTGGAAGAGGTAGTTAGGGTTGTCCCGGAGAATTTGGTAGCGAACCGTGCCCTTGCAGATATTTACTATATTCAGGGAAATACAGAGGCAGCCTTATCTCGATATGAGCTCATCCAGATGTATAACCCTGCTGATAAGGAGATAACAGAGCGGATCGAAGAGATAAAGAAGTCTCTTCTCTCCGTCCCGGGCGAAATTCCTCAAGAACCAGAAGGGATGGAGGCGGAGGCTATCGAGGTGGGTGAGCCTCCACAGGAAGAGGCTATCAAGGAAGAGGTTGAGATAGCTCCTCCTCCGATGGAAGAAGCAGGTAAGAAGGAGGCTCCTCCGGTCGAAATGGAGATGCCACCTGAAGCGGGTGCCCCTCCCGAAGCACCTGTAGAGAAGGAATTGAAAACTCCACTAGCTGAGTCTGCTCCCCTGCCAGATACCGGTTTGAGCGAGCTTAAGGAGGTAAATGAAGCTCCCTCCACAGAGGAAATGGTTCCTGAGGTGGAATTGGATCTTACCAATATAGAAGGAGAACTGTCAGAACTGGAGACGAAATTAGAGATCAACGCACCTCCTTCGGAAAAGAAGAGCACTTCCCCACCTCCAGCGGAAGCGGAAGTGAAGGTAGAAGGCTCCGTTTCGCAGGAAGAAGAATTTCTCACCCCCACGATGGCTGAGCTTTACGAAAGACAAGGTATGTTTGATAAAGCTCTTGAGATATATACCAGGTTGCTTAATAAGTATCCCAACAGCGCCGAGCTTAGGGATAGGATAGCAAGAGTTAAAGCGAGGATGGAAGGGAAGATAGGGGAACGCACAATTGAGGAGAAGATTCCCCCTAAGCCACCAGTTACCTCTGTTGAAGAGAAAGCTAAGGCTGCCTCTCCTCCTAAGATGGAGGGGCTCCCAGCCGATGTGAGGAAAAAGGAGAAGATAGATACCTTGAACAAGTGGCTTGAGACCATTAAGAAGATGCGAGGATAGGTTGGAGTAGTCGCTGATGTTTCGAGAAGTATTAGAGCGGATTGTCGATTCTTTGAAGGAGACCTATGGTATTTTTGTAATGGACTCCGACGGGCTCTCGGTGGAGAAGGTGGTATTGGGGGATGAGGAGTATACCTTGGAGACGCTGGCGGTAGAATGTGCTAATTATATGAAGAATGCTCAGGTGATGCTCTCTAATCCTCAACTTGGTGGTGCAGATGAGCTCTTTTTAAGTGCCCAGCGGATACAAATTTTGGTAAAGACACTTTCTCCTGATTACTATTTAATATTATTTTTAAAACCGGGAGCCAGTGTGGGGCAAGCGAGGTACGAGCTTTCCAAAGCCAAGCTCGACTTAGCAAAGGAATTCTGAATATAGTCTTCAGATCGGTTGAAGGGGGGCTTTCCTTCCCTTATTTTTTTATCCTGTTGACAGGAAAGGGTGGTGTTTTTATAATAATCCCGATTTTCGCTTACTGGAAGGAGGGAGGAAGAGGTTGTATACCACCAGTGATTTCAGGAATGGGCTAAAGATAGAGCTTGATGGAACGCCTTATGAAATCGTGGAGTTCTTACATGTGAAACCCGGTAAGGGAGGGGCTTTTGTCCGTACCAAGTTAAAGAACTTAGAGACAGGGGCGGTTCTCGATCATACTTTCCGTGCTGGAGAGCGGGTGAAGAAGCCAGATCTTAAAGAGCGGACTGCTCAGTATCTTTACCGCGAGGGGGAGAACTATTTCTTTATGGATACCGAGACCTATGAGGAGTTGACCCTTAACGAAGACCATCTGGGAGAGGCGGCGAGCTTCCTCGTAGAAAACCTCGAGGTGATTATCCTTTATCACAATGATCGTCCTATAGGGGTAGAGTTGCCTATCTTTGTGGAGGTGAAGGTGGTAAAGACCGATCCTGGAATAAGGGGTGATACTGCCTCTGGTGGCACCAAACCTGCGGAGCTTGAATCTGGAGCAGTGGTTCAGGTCCCCTTGTTCATCGATGAGGGTGATATAATAAAGGTGGATACCCGTAGTGGAGAATATGTGGAACGGGTTTCAAAATAGGAGTGGAGAGGAAGTGAAGACTGAGGAGATTAAAGAGTTATTAAGGTTAATGGCAGAAGGTGATGTCCAGGAGTTTGAGTTGGAGTGGGAGGGGGTTAGGCTAAAGATCAAGAAGTACGATCGTTCTTTACCGCCCGTTATATCTAAAGAGGTGGTGGCGGTACCAGAGCCAGAGGTGCGAGAAGTTCCAGCCCAGCCGAGGGAGAAGGAGGCGAGGGAGGAAGAGGTTCATTCTGAAGACAATTTTTATATAGTTCGTTCTCCGATTGTAGGCACTTTTTACCGGGCGCCGAATCCAGAAGCGGATCCCTTTGTTGAAATTGGCGATCATGTGGAGGAAGGACAGGTTCTCTGTATTGTAGAGGCGATGAAGATTATGAATGAGATCGCAGCGGAGAAGGCGGGGGAGGTGGTCAAGATATTTGTAGAGAACGCTCAGCCGGTGGAGTACGGGCAGGAGCTCTTTGCTATCAAGCCGAGTAACCCCTCATAATCCTTCTGCCAGCTTCAACCCGATAATCCCCTGGGCTAACCAACGAGGGAGGTATGTTTAAAAAGATTCTCATCGCCAATAGAGGGGAGATCGCCCTTCGGATCATCTGGGCGTGCAAGGAGTTGGGGATAAAGACGGTTGCCGTTTATTCCGAAGCAGATCGGGATGCCCTCCATGTTAAATTTGCCGATGAAAGCATCTGCATCGGTCCCCCAAAGAGTGGGGATTCCTACCTTAATATCGCCAGCATAATCAGTGCCGCTGAGGTCACTGGCGCTGAGGCTATCCATCCGGGATATGGTTTTCTTGCTGAGAATCCTCAATTTGCCGAAGTATGCGATTCTTGCGGAATAACATTCATTGGTCCTTCCGCTGAGGTGATAAAGCTTATGGGCAATAAGTCGGAAGCGCGAAAGCTGATGAGCGATATCGGGGTTCCCGTTACTTCAGGGAGCAAGGATACGGTGAGCTCAGTGAAGGAGGCAGCAAAGATAGCTACCAAGATCGGATATCCCATAATGCTTAAGGCATCGGCGGGTGGTGGAGGGAGGGGGATGCGGATAGTCTATTCTGAGGATGAACTTCCGGAGCATTTTAAGATGGCTCAGGTGGAGGCGGAGGCGGCTTTCGGCGACCCCAGTCTTTATGTGGAGAAGTATGTGGAGCATCCACGACACATTGAGTTTCAGATAATAGGAGATCTAAAGGGGAATATCGTTCATCTCGGAGAGAGGGAATGCTCCATCCAACGACGGCATCAGAAGTTGGTCGAGGAGTCCCCGTCCCCTGCGCTTGATGAAAGGTTACGAGCGGAGATAGCAGAGGCTGCCATAACTGCGGCTAAGGCAGTCCAGTACTTCAGTGTAGGAACAGTTGAATTTCTTCTCGACAGCGAGAAGAATTTTTACTTTATGGAGATGAACACCAGGATCCAGGTGGAGCATCCAGTTACCGAGATGGTTACGGGGATAGACCTGGTAAAGGAACAGATAAGGATCGCCGCAGGGAAGAAGCTTAGCTTCTCCCAGAAGGATGTCCGCTTCATCGGCCATAGCATCGAGTGTCGGATAAATGCTGA contains:
- a CDS encoding tetratricopeptide repeat protein produces the protein MPEDMGAFSKKIEELKEKIARNPSSRLFLQLAEEYRRSGNPEEAIAVLEEGLKHHPNYTAAKVCLAKALIDLNRLSEAKDILEEVVRVVPENLVANRALADIYYIQGNTEAALSRYELIQMYNPADKEITERIEEIKKSLLSVPGEIPQEPEGMEAEAIEVGEPPQEEAIKEEVEIAPPPMEEAGKKEAPPVEMEMPPEAGAPPEAPVEKELKTPLAESAPLPDTGLSELKEVNEAPSTEEMVPEVELDLTNIEGELSELETKLEINAPPSEKKSTSPPPAEAEVKVEGSVSQEEEFLTPTMAELYERQGMFDKALEIYTRLLNKYPNSAELRDRIARVKARMEGKIGERTIEEKIPPKPPVTSVEEKAKAASPPKMEGLPADVRKKEKIDTLNKWLETIKKMRG
- the efp gene encoding elongation factor P; amino-acid sequence: MYTTSDFRNGLKIELDGTPYEIVEFLHVKPGKGGAFVRTKLKNLETGAVLDHTFRAGERVKKPDLKERTAQYLYREGENYFFMDTETYEELTLNEDHLGEAASFLVENLEVIILYHNDRPIGVELPIFVEVKVVKTDPGIRGDTASGGTKPAELESGAVVQVPLFIDEGDIIKVDTRSGEYVERVSK
- the accB gene encoding acetyl-CoA carboxylase biotin carboxyl carrier protein; this encodes MWNGFQNRSGEEVKTEEIKELLRLMAEGDVQEFELEWEGVRLKIKKYDRSLPPVISKEVVAVPEPEVREVPAQPREKEAREEEVHSEDNFYIVRSPIVGTFYRAPNPEADPFVEIGDHVEEGQVLCIVEAMKIMNEIAAEKAGEVVKIFVENAQPVEYGQELFAIKPSNPS
- the accC gene encoding acetyl-CoA carboxylase biotin carboxylase subunit encodes the protein MFKKILIANRGEIALRIIWACKELGIKTVAVYSEADRDALHVKFADESICIGPPKSGDSYLNIASIISAAEVTGAEAIHPGYGFLAENPQFAEVCDSCGITFIGPSAEVIKLMGNKSEARKLMSDIGVPVTSGSKDTVSSVKEAAKIATKIGYPIMLKASAGGGGRGMRIVYSEDELPEHFKMAQVEAEAAFGDPSLYVEKYVEHPRHIEFQIIGDLKGNIVHLGERECSIQRRHQKLVEESPSPALDERLRAEIAEAAITAAKAVQYFSVGTVEFLLDSEKNFYFMEMNTRIQVEHPVTEMVTGIDLVKEQIRIAAGKKLSFSQKDVRFIGHSIECRINAEDPKTMIPSPGRITGLYLPTGPGIRVDTAAYAGYQVPPYYDSLLAKLISYGRDRKEAINRMKRALEATIVEGLKTNVRLHQAIISHPDFVAGNLDTGFLNKVKL